The following are encoded together in the Oncorhynchus nerka isolate Pitt River linkage group LG23, Oner_Uvic_2.0, whole genome shotgun sequence genome:
- the LOC115107070 gene encoding achaete-scute homolog 1a: MDITAKMEINVSQQQFMPPSCFFAAAAQSIQLSPTSSQGSGKSASKVKRQRSSSPELLRCKRRLNFAGFGYSLPQQQPHTVARRNERERNRVKLVNNGFATLREHVPNGAANKKMSKVETLRSAVEYIRALQQLLDEHDAVSAAFQSGVLSPNNYPNEMNSMAGSPVSSYSSDEGSYDPLSPEEQELLDFTNWF; the protein is encoded by the coding sequence ATGGACATCACAGCAAAGATGGAAATAAATGTGAGCCAGCAGCAGTTCATGCCTCCCTCCTGCTTCTTTGCTGCCGCAGCGCAGAGTATCCAGCTCAGCCCTACCAGCAGCCAAGGGAGCGGCAAGTCAGCATCCAAGGTGAAGAGGCAGCGCTCATCCTCGCCAGAGCTGCTAAGATGCAAGAGGAGGCTGAATTTTGCCGGCTTTGGGTACAGCCTGCCGCAGCAGCAGCCGCACACCGTGGCGCGGCGGAACGAGAGGGAGCGCAACAGAGTGAAACTTGTCAACAACGGCTTCGCCACTCTCCGGGAACACGTCCCTAATGGCGCGGCCAACAAGAAGATGAGCAAAGTGGAAACGTTACGGTCCGCGGTGGAGTACATTCGCGCACTGCAGCAACTTTTGGATGAGCACGACGCCGTGAGCGCGGCGTTTCAGTCCGGAGTCCTGTCGCCCAACAACTACCCCAACGAGATGAACTCCATGGCAGGCTCTCCAGTGTCCTCATACTCGTCCGATGAGGGGTCCTACGACCCTCTCAGTCCCGAGGAGCAGGAACTCCTGGACTTCACCAACTGGTTCTGA